Sequence from the Pseudophaeobacter arcticus DSM 23566 genome:
AGTGGCCGCCGTGCTGATCCCGGTCTATGTGCCGCGCCCTGCATTCATTCCCGGATTTGCCCCGCCGCCCGACATGTGGCCGCGCACGGTGGCGCTGATCGGAACTGGCCTGGGCCTGCTGGCCATTTTCCAGGCGGTACTGGGCCGCGGCCTGCCTGACGAAGCTCCAGTCAAAACCGATGGCGCCCCTGTGGCGACCATGGTGCTGCGGGCTCTTGGCGCCATGGCTGCCTTTACCGGCTTTGTTCTGATGGTGCCATTGGCGGGCTTTCCGATTGCGGCGATGGCTCTGACTGGGCTTTGCATCCTGCTGACCGGCGAGCGCGGCCACGTCCTGTGGGCGCTGGCAATTTCCATCCTGGGACCGCTCATCCTGCTGGCCTTTTTCCAGCAGGCGCTTGGCACGCAATTTCCCAAAGGGTTGCTGACGACGGCGATCGGGATCTGAAGGGACTGACAACATGATGAATGACATTCTGATCGCCTTGCAGGCGGTCGCCACACTTGAAAACCTGCTGATCATGGCTGCCGGTATCTGGGGCGGTGTGATCATTGGCGCCATTCCCGGCATGACCGGAACCATGGCGGTGACGCTGGCGCTGCCTTTTACCTTTTACATGGCACCGGTGCCCTCGATCCTGCTGCTGGTCGCGCTCTACAAGGGATCGACCTATGGTGGCTCGGTTTCAGCCATCCTGATCAAGACGCCGGGCACCGCCTCGGCCGCCTGCACCGCACTGGACGGCTATCCGCTGGCGCAGCAGGGCAAGGCGGGCAAGGCGCTGAATATGGCGCTCTATTCCTCGGTCACCGGCGATTTCATCTCGAACCTGTCGCTGATCTTCCTCGCCGCGCCGCTGGCGCTGCTGGCGCTGCGCGTTGGTCCCCCGGAGTATTTCATGCTGATGCTCTTTGCCCTGACCACAGTTGCCGGGGTGTCCGGAAACTCGCTGCTGCTGGGGCTGGTATCGGCCGCCATGGGCCTGCTTTTGACCACCGCCGGAGAAGACATGTACGGCTCGTTCCGCTTTGCCTTTACCGATGACATGCAGGCGGGACTGTCGGTGGCGCCTGTGCTGATCGGTCTGTTTGCGCTGCCGGAACTGATCAAGATGATCGTCATGCGGGCGGCGCCTGACAAGGAAACCGCCAAGCTGGGCGATCAGAGCGTCAGCCGCGCCGAATTCCTTGGATCGCTGAAATCAATCCTGCGCGGCAGTTCCATCGGTGTGATTTTGGGCGCGATCCCGGGCATTGGTCCCTCGGCGGCGGCCTTCTTCTCTTACGGCGAAGCGCAGCGGAGCTCGAAGAACGGCAAGAACTTTGGCAAGGGAGAGCTGGAAGGTATTGCCGCCTCAGAAAGCGCCAACAACGGGGCCTGCGGGGCGACGATGATCCCGCTTCTGGCGCTGGGCGTGCCCGGTGATGTGATCACCGGGGTGATGTTGGGCGCCTTCATGATCCAGGGCCTGACCCCCGGTCCGCTGCTGTTCCAGACCAACATGCACGAGATCTACATGCTGTTCATCGGTATGCTGTTCTCCTCGGTGCTGCTGTTTGGTGCGGGCAAGCTGACGATGCGGATGTTCTCTTATGTGGCGCATATTCCGCAGACCCTGCTGACGCCGACGGTGCTTCTTTTGTGCCTGTTCGGGATCTATTCGATCTCATCCAGTATGTTTGACGTGACGGTGCTTTTGGTGATGGGCTGCGTAGGCTTTGCCATGTTCCTGCTGAATATCCCGGCAGCCCCCTTCCTTATCGCCTTTATTCTGGGGCCGATGATCGAAGAGAACCTGCGCCGGGCGCTGGCCCTGTCGCGCGGCGAGCCGGGCATTCTCCTGTCCTCCCCGATCACCTGGGTGTTTGCTGCCCTGATCGTTTTTGTGGTGGGCCTGACCGTGCGCCGCGAAATCCACAAATCCAAAGACCGAAAGGCCCTGATCTCATGAGCCAGCCTGCGCGCGCCATCACCCCCAGCCATCCGCAACTGGAAACGGCCAAACAGCACCTGGGTGAGCTGATCAGCTTTGACACCGTGTCGAAGAATTCGAACCGGGCCTTGATCGACCATATGGCGGTCCAGTTCGGCAGGTTGGGGGCCGAGATCACCTTCTTGCCCGACGCGACCGGGGAGAAGGTGAATCTGGTGGCGCGGTTTGGCCCCGAAGGCCAGCCGGGGGTGGTCCTGTCGGGGCATACCGATGTGGTTCCCGCCGAGGAAGACAGCTGGCTCACGCCGCCCTTTGCCATGCAAGAGCGCGACGGCCGCCTCTACGGGCGCGGGGCCTGTGACATGAAGGGTTTCGCGGCCTGTGTCATGGCTGCAGCACCAGCCATTGCCGCCGCAGATCTACAGCGTCCGCTGTACCTCTGCTTTTCCTATGACGAAGAGGTCGGCTGCCTTGGCGCACCGGATATCGCCCGCCATCTGGCGGCGTTGCCGGTGCCCCCTGAGTTCGCCATTATCGGCGAACCCTCTGAGATGAAGCTGGTTACCGGCCAGAAGGGCAAGATCGCCATGCGCGCAACTGTCACCGGCACCTCGGGGCATTCGTCCTTTTCGCCGCGCCATGTGAACGCAGTGGAATACGCCGGCCGGGTGCTGCAACTGATTACCAAACGGGCGGCAGAGTATGAGACCGCGGGACCGTTTGACCGGGAATTCACCGTGCCTCATGCGACCTTGCTGGCGACCATGATTTCGGGCGGAGTGGCCACCAACGTGACCCCGGATCATTGCAGTTTTACCTTCGAATTGCGTTCGATAGGGGAGAATGACCCCGAGGGAGAGATGGCGGCCCTGATCGAAAGCGCCGGTGAAATCAACGCCGAAATGCAGCAGCGAGCGCCCGGATGCGGCATCGCATTTAGTCGCATCTTCGCCTATCCGGCGATGAACGACGCTCGCAACAGCGCTGGTTTTCGCACACTGGCGGATCTGATGCCCGAATATGGCGGTAAGGTTTCCTACGGCTCCGAAGGGGGCGTGTTCGAACAAATCGGTGGTATCCCCTCTGTCATCGTGGGCCCGGGTTCGATTGAACAGGCACATAAGCCCAATGAATTTGTCGAGATCAACCAGATTGAGAACTGCCTGGAGTTCCTGGACGGGCTCACCGCGCGCCTGAGTGGGGTTTGAAACTGACCTGAACCGTCGCAAGACACGCAAACGGATGGGCCGGGGTGAATACTCCGGCCTTTTGCCTGCGAGCCTTGCCTTGCCCTTGTGGGATGCCGCAGAAATATAGCGGCGCACCGCAGCAAGACTGTGCGTCCGACAAAGAAGCCCGCGATGAAAAGTCGCCAGCTTTGCAAGGCCAGCGCTGTTTGGTCTGTTGCACAGTCAACGTCTGGTCGCTGCGTGTTTTTGTGCCCGCCATTTGTGCCCGCCATATGGGGCTAGATGGCGTGGAAACAGGCCCCGTTGAAATCGTCAGATCGGTGTCAACGCATCCGGCAGGACCTGGCCTGCCGTGTTGAAGAAGAAATCGATCAGAGCGTTTTTTTCATCGGCAAGGGCAAAGACGACCTCGTCCACGCGAGAGCGGAATTCCGGGACACTGATCCGGCGCACGGTGTCTGCTCTGTAGGTTCCATAGCGCCACATGAAACCGACACCGATCCCAAGCGCCACTGCTTCGTAGACCGCATCGCGGGTGTCCGCAGTCAATCGCGGTTCCGGGACCAGGCCCGCTTGCCGGAAGCCACGGTCGACCACCTTCTGAGTGGAGGACCCCGGAGACCGGAACACCAGCGGGCTGGCTGCAAGCTGCGTCAGCGACACCTCACTTTTCTGCGCCATCGGGCTATCTGGTGACACGATTGCCACGACTTCCTGCGAAAGGACTGGAAGGCGGCGGAAGCGCGGATCAGCGGGCAGGTCGGGCAGGAGGGCAACGTCGACCTCGCGGCGGGACACGGCAGCCATGATCTCTTGATGTGATCCGCTTTCGACTGTCACCGTCAGCGATGGGTTCAGATCAAGCACGCGGCTGACAATGGCGATACCGGGCATCGAGTTCCCGAGCCCGATCCGCAGGCGGTGTTTGCCCGAGGGGCCGCGCCGCGCCAGGACACGTTCGGCGTCCCCCTGAGCCCGCTGCATGCGATGCGCGATGTCGCAGAGTTCCAGGCAAGCGGGGGTAGGGGTCATCACCCCACGCAGCCTGTCGAACAGGTGGATGTCATAGGCGCGTTCCAGATCGCGGACCTGCTGCGCGACAGCGCTGTGGGAAATGCCGATTCTCCGTGCGGCGGCGGAGTAGGACCCCTCTTCGGCAACCGCCGTGAGGGCCCGCAAACGCGAAAGCGACAGGCCCGAGGCCGTTTCTGAAACCGATACCTTCATGACCTGCAACATAAGCTTTCATCCGTAACACCCCGGTTACAGTTGGGCGACAGAAAGCGAACAACAGCCGCACAACCGGTCCAACAAAAACAGCAACACCGTGCCAGCTGGCGCAAACGGGGATTTCCCCGAACAGAGAGATATTGGCATGGCACAACCGATCCGATTGCAGCAGTTTCTTGACAGCCCCTGGCCCGACCGAGCGGCCATTCTGGCCGATCTGGACGGCTGCCTGGTGTCCGGTGATACGGTGCTGCCGCAGGTTCCAGAACTGTTCGCACGCTGTGATGATCGGTTGTGGATCGTGTCCAATAATTCCACCGACACTGCGCAGACTCTGGCGACACGGCTGGACAGGCTGGGGATTGGTCTGTCGCAAAACCGACTGCTTCTGGCCGGGGAAATGACCCTGCGCGCCCTGCAGCGGAACTGCCCCGGTGCCCGGATCGCGCTTTATGCCAGTGATCCCCTGCAGGATCTGGCGCGCCAGCTGGGGCTGGTGCCCGACCGCAGCGCGCCCCAACGGGTGGTGCTGGCGCGCGACACTGCGCTCAGCTTCTCCGATATCGCCCGTATCGCCGAATACGCCCATGCAGGCATCCCGGTCACCCTCGCCAATCCGGATAGGAGCCACCCCGCTGCTGACGGCACCCCGGTGCCCGAAACCGGTGCGCTTTGGGCGGCGGTGTCGGCCATTGTACCGCAGGCGCGGGTGACCAGCCTTGGCAAGCCCGCGCCCGATATGCCGCGCGAGGCGCTGCGTCGTGCGGGCGTTGCAGCCGGGGCCGCCGTCTTTATCGGAGACACCGCCGAAACCGACGGCATGGCGGCAGCCGCTGCCGGTGTCGAATTTGTCCATCTGGCGCGTCCGGGCGGCGTCTCTGTCTGCCCTGCCATACCCGGAGCCAAAACATGCTGAGCTATGCCCTGCGCACCCTGATCCGGATGGCGCTGACCTTCTTTGTGATCGTCACCATCGTGTTCTTCGCCACCCGCCTGTCGGGCAATGCGATCGACTTTGTCATCGGCGAAGGCATGACGAGCGAAGATCGCGACTTGTTGATCACATACTACGAACTCGACCGCCCGGTTCTGTCGCAGTATTTTGCCTTCCTGCGCTCTTTCACCGACGGCCAGTTTGGCCTGTCCTTTATCGAACGTCGCCCCGTTGCGGAAATTGTGATGGAGCGCATCTGGCCGTCGACCCAGCTTTTGCTCTCGGCGGTCGGGCTGACCCTGCTGGTGTCGATGCCGCTGGGCATCGCCGCCGCGATCTGGCGCAAGAGCTGGATCGGCAGCGCGGTCATGGTCATGGCCTTCCTCGGCTACGCAGTGCCCAACTTTGTGCTCGCGACCCTTATGGTGCTGGTCTTTTCCTACTGGCTCAACTGGTTGCCGGTGGTGGGTAACGGCACCGCCCTACATTTCATCATGCCCACTGTGGCCCTGTCGGGGGGGCTGATCGCGGCGCTGACCCGTTTCACCCGCAACGCCATGCTGGACGTGCTGGGACAGGATTTCATGCGCACCGCACGCGCCAAAGGGCTGCCGGAACACATGGTGATCGTCAAACACGGGCTGCGCAACGCGGGCATCACCATCCTGTCGGTGATCGGGCTGCAGGTGGCCGGGCTGGCGGCATCCGGATCGGTGGTGATCGAGGCGATTTTTGCCTGGCCTGGCATCGGCGATCTGCTGGTCACCTCGGCCCTGCGCCGCGACTATCCGGTGCTGCAATTCGGCGTGCTCACCGTCGCCTTGGCAGTGATCGTGATCAACGCGGTCATTGATCTTGCCTATGCCTGGGCAGATCCGCGCCTGCGCCACACCCTGAAAGGCTGATCCCATGACCCATCCCGCCGTTCCCTCGACCTCGGCCCCAGCCGCCGCATTGCAGCTTTGGCGCGGCGCTGACGTGATCCAAAAGACCGCAATCGTGATCGGACTGTTGCTGGTGTTTCTCGCCATCTTTGCGCCGCTGATCGCGCCCTTCGATCCCAGTTCGCAAAGCCTGATTTCACGTCTGCGCCCGCCACTGGGGTTCGAGCGCGCCAAGGCAGGCTATCTTCTGGGCACTGACGAGCTGGGCCGTGACGTGTTTTCGCGCAGCCTTTATGGGCTTAGGCTGACGCTGATGCTGGCGGGTCTGGGCGCAACGCTGGGACTGCTGATCGGCGGCGCGCTGGGCCTGCTGGCGGGCATCGTCGGCGGTCGCACCGAGGCCGGTATCATGGCCGCAGTCGACACTCAGATCGCGGTTCCCTTCACCCTGGTTGCCCTATTCCTGCTGGCGATCCTGGGGTCGTCGATCGAGGTGATCGTGCTGGTACTCGGCCTGGCCGGCTGGGAGCAATACGCCCGCATCGTGCGCGGTGAGGTGCAGCGGCTGATGAACATGCCCTTCATCGAGGCTGCCCGCGCCGCCGGGGCCGGTTCGCTGCGCATCGCCCGGCATCACCTGCTGCCCAATATCGTATCGCCCATCGTGGTGCAGTTCACCCTGTCCCTGTCCAACATCGTGCTGCTGGAAAGCACCCTGTCCTTCCTTGGTCTTGGCGTACAGCCGCCCACCGCGACGCTGGGATCAATGGTTGGGATCGGTCGCGACTACATGCCCACCGCGCCGTGGATCGTGGCCGCCCCGGCGATGATGATCCTGCTGATCACCTTCGCGGTGCAGATCCTTGGCGACTGGCTGCGCGACGGCGCCGATGTGCGGCTGCGCAAAAGGTAACCCCGAACATACCAACAACAGAGGCGCAAACGCCCGCTTCCTTCAAACGTCTATTCAATCCTTACGGAGACAAGACAATGCTGAGACTGCTGCTTTCCACCGCCCTCGCCGCAGGGGTCGCCTCGGGCGCCTGCGCCCAGGAAATCACCGTTGGCGCCGCCAATGTGTCGAGCTATCTCGACCCCGGCCGCGATCATTCCAACGTCGGGTCGCAATTCTACTACAACAGTTTTGACACGCTGATCGGCAAGAACCACGACACGCTGGACACCAAATGGGTTCCGGCCCTGGCCACCAATTGGGAGCTGGTCGACCCCAAGACCATGGAACTGAAGCTGCGCGACGGCGTGACCTTCCACAACGGTGAAGTGATGAACGCCGACGACGTGGTGTTTTCGCTCAACCGTATGTACCAGGCCGATTTTCCGCCCTACGTGGTGCGCTCGCGCGACCGGCTGTCCAACTTCGTCAAGGTCGAGAAGGTCGACGATCTGACCGTGCGCATCATGGTCGAAAGAGAAGAACCCCTGTGGGAAACCTTGCTGAACCTGCAGCAGGTCATGATCCTCCCCGAGGACTATACCAAAGGCCTGACTGGCGATCCCATGGTTGCCGAGCATGACGATTTCGAAGCCTTTTCGCTGGCGCCCGTCGGCACCGGTCCTTACCGCATTTCCGAATTCGTGCCGGGCGAACGTGTCGTCTATGAACGGTTCGACGATTTCTGGGGCGACAAGGCGCCGCTGGCCAAGGCCACCGTACAGCATATCCCCGAAACCGCATCCCGGGTGACGGCGCTGAAAACCGGTGAGGCGCAGATCGTCACCAATATCGCCCCCGATCAGCTGTCGCTGATCGAAAGCGACCAGAACCTGCGCACGGTAGGCAGTGCTACGCCGCTGTTCCACGTCATGATCATGAACGTGAACCACCCCAAGCTGCGCGACCCGCGCATCCGTCAGGCGCTGAGCCTGGCCATCGACCGCGACACGCTGAACGAGGCGCTGTGGCTGGGCAAGGCGGTGGTTCCCTCCACCCACACCCTGAAGGAATACGGCGATCTCTACATGCCGGAGCTGAAGACCTTCGAATACAATCCCGAAAAGGCCAGGGCGCTGTTGAAGGAAGCCGGGTACGACGGCTCTGAGATCACTTTTGACACCCATCCGACCTATTACACCAACGGCATGCTGGCAGCTCAGGCCATTGCCGAGATGTGGAAAGAGGTCGGTGTCAACGGTCGTGTCAACATCGCCGAGAAATGGACGGGCCGCGCGCCCGAGATGATGACCCGCAACTGGTCGAACCCGATGTATTTCGCCGACCCCTTTGGATCCTTCGGCGTGATGTGGGCCCCCAATGGCCCATCCGAGGGTGAAGGCCGCTTCAATACCGATGCAGGCTATGCCGAAATCTGGGAACGCTTCCGCTTCTCCAAAGACGTCGCAGCCCGCAAGCTTGCCTATGGCGAGCTGATGGAGCGCATCAAGCAGGACCCACCAGTGCTGCCTCTGTACCGCCCGTTTGAAAGCTGGGCGATGCGCAAGGACGTGATCTGGGCGCCAAAGCCAGGCCACATTCCCTATGTGCTCGACTTCCGCGCAGGCTCTATCTCTTTCGCATCGAACTGATCATGACATGGCCCGCCGTCCAGGTGGCGGGCCTCCGTCCTCTAAATTCTGGCCTCTAAATTCTGACCCTCAAATTCTGGTCCCCAAATTCTGGAAAGTCCCCACTATGAGTGTTCGCCTTGCCATCGTTGCCGATATCCACCACGGAACCCCTTCTGCCACCAAGCGCGGCGATACCGCCATGGGGCTGATGGATGAATTTTCCCATTATGTGCGCGACGCCAATGTCGATCAGGTACTGGACCTGGGCGACCGGATTTCCGATGTCGACCACGACACTGACCTGCGGCTTGAAGCAGAGGTGGCCGAGGCCTTTCGCGCCGTCGAGAAACCGATCTGGCATCTCAATGGCAACCACGACCGCGACCACCTGAGTGTCGCGGAAAACGAACAGATCCTTGGCCAGTCGCTGGGCCATGAAACCCGGGATATCGGCGGTTGGCGTATCGCGCTGTGGCGGGCAGACACCCGTATTCTGCGCAGGCCGGAACACAGCGGTTTTGTGCTGCACGAAGCCGACCTGTTGTGGCTGTCACGCACGGTGCAAGCCGCAGACTGTCCCCTTCTTGTGGTTAGTCACGTGCCGCTGTCGGGCCATTCCCAGATCGGCAACTACTACTTTCAGAACAATCCGGGCCTTTCCACTTATCCGATGGCCGATCGCGCCCGTGCTGCCCTGGCGCAGGCCAGGGTGCCGGTGGTCTGCCTGTCGGGGCACGTGCATTGGAACACCGTCACTACCGTCGACGGCATCCCGCATCTGACCCAGCAATCGCTGACCGAAAGCTTCACCACCCAAGGCTCTCCCGCTGGTGCGATGGGGGTGATCGACCTGGGCGAAACCGTGCGGTGGGACGTGGTCGGCAAAGATCCTTATCGCGCCGAAATCACCCCGTCCGTCCGGCGCTGGACCCCGGTCATGCCCGATTTCCGTGACCATCCCGAACAGCGCACCCGCATCCCAAAGACCGAGAGCTGAGCCATGACCCGCATCCCGCTTCTGAGTGTCGACAATCTTTGCCTGAACTTCGGATCACATGAGGCTGTCAA
This genomic interval carries:
- a CDS encoding ABC transporter permease — its product is MTHPAVPSTSAPAAALQLWRGADVIQKTAIVIGLLLVFLAIFAPLIAPFDPSSQSLISRLRPPLGFERAKAGYLLGTDELGRDVFSRSLYGLRLTLMLAGLGATLGLLIGGALGLLAGIVGGRTEAGIMAAVDTQIAVPFTLVALFLLAILGSSIEVIVLVLGLAGWEQYARIVRGEVQRLMNMPFIEAARAAGAGSLRIARHHLLPNIVSPIVVQFTLSLSNIVLLESTLSFLGLGVQPPTATLGSMVGIGRDYMPTAPWIVAAPAMMILLITFAVQILGDWLRDGADVRLRKR
- a CDS encoding HAD family hydrolase, with translation MAQPIRLQQFLDSPWPDRAAILADLDGCLVSGDTVLPQVPELFARCDDRLWIVSNNSTDTAQTLATRLDRLGIGLSQNRLLLAGEMTLRALQRNCPGARIALYASDPLQDLARQLGLVPDRSAPQRVVLARDTALSFSDIARIAEYAHAGIPVTLANPDRSHPAADGTPVPETGALWAAVSAIVPQARVTSLGKPAPDMPREALRRAGVAAGAAVFIGDTAETDGMAAAAAGVEFVHLARPGGVSVCPAIPGAKTC
- a CDS encoding metallophosphoesterase family protein, whose product is MSVRLAIVADIHHGTPSATKRGDTAMGLMDEFSHYVRDANVDQVLDLGDRISDVDHDTDLRLEAEVAEAFRAVEKPIWHLNGNHDRDHLSVAENEQILGQSLGHETRDIGGWRIALWRADTRILRRPEHSGFVLHEADLLWLSRTVQAADCPLLVVSHVPLSGHSQIGNYYFQNNPGLSTYPMADRARAALAQARVPVVCLSGHVHWNTVTTVDGIPHLTQQSLTESFTTQGSPAGAMGVIDLGETVRWDVVGKDPYRAEITPSVRRWTPVMPDFRDHPEQRTRIPKTES
- a CDS encoding LysR family transcriptional regulator; this encodes MLQVMKVSVSETASGLSLSRLRALTAVAEEGSYSAAARRIGISHSAVAQQVRDLERAYDIHLFDRLRGVMTPTPACLELCDIAHRMQRAQGDAERVLARRGPSGKHRLRIGLGNSMPGIAIVSRVLDLNPSLTVTVESGSHQEIMAAVSRREVDVALLPDLPADPRFRRLPVLSQEVVAIVSPDSPMAQKSEVSLTQLAASPLVFRSPGSSTQKVVDRGFRQAGLVPEPRLTADTRDAVYEAVALGIGVGFMWRYGTYRADTVRRISVPEFRSRVDEVVFALADEKNALIDFFFNTAGQVLPDALTPI
- a CDS encoding ABC transporter permease; protein product: MLSYALRTLIRMALTFFVIVTIVFFATRLSGNAIDFVIGEGMTSEDRDLLITYYELDRPVLSQYFAFLRSFTDGQFGLSFIERRPVAEIVMERIWPSTQLLLSAVGLTLLVSMPLGIAAAIWRKSWIGSAVMVMAFLGYAVPNFVLATLMVLVFSYWLNWLPVVGNGTALHFIMPTVALSGGLIAALTRFTRNAMLDVLGQDFMRTARAKGLPEHMVIVKHGLRNAGITILSVIGLQVAGLAASGSVVIEAIFAWPGIGDLLVTSALRRDYPVLQFGVLTVALAVIVINAVIDLAYAWADPRLRHTLKG
- a CDS encoding ABC transporter substrate-binding protein, which encodes MLRLLLSTALAAGVASGACAQEITVGAANVSSYLDPGRDHSNVGSQFYYNSFDTLIGKNHDTLDTKWVPALATNWELVDPKTMELKLRDGVTFHNGEVMNADDVVFSLNRMYQADFPPYVVRSRDRLSNFVKVEKVDDLTVRIMVEREEPLWETLLNLQQVMILPEDYTKGLTGDPMVAEHDDFEAFSLAPVGTGPYRISEFVPGERVVYERFDDFWGDKAPLAKATVQHIPETASRVTALKTGEAQIVTNIAPDQLSLIESDQNLRTVGSATPLFHVMIMNVNHPKLRDPRIRQALSLAIDRDTLNEALWLGKAVVPSTHTLKEYGDLYMPELKTFEYNPEKARALLKEAGYDGSEITFDTHPTYYTNGMLAAQAIAEMWKEVGVNGRVNIAEKWTGRAPEMMTRNWSNPMYFADPFGSFGVMWAPNGPSEGEGRFNTDAGYAEIWERFRFSKDVAARKLAYGELMERIKQDPPVLPLYRPFESWAMRKDVIWAPKPGHIPYVLDFRAGSISFASN
- a CDS encoding tripartite tricarboxylate transporter permease; protein product: MMNDILIALQAVATLENLLIMAAGIWGGVIIGAIPGMTGTMAVTLALPFTFYMAPVPSILLLVALYKGSTYGGSVSAILIKTPGTASAACTALDGYPLAQQGKAGKALNMALYSSVTGDFISNLSLIFLAAPLALLALRVGPPEYFMLMLFALTTVAGVSGNSLLLGLVSAAMGLLLTTAGEDMYGSFRFAFTDDMQAGLSVAPVLIGLFALPELIKMIVMRAAPDKETAKLGDQSVSRAEFLGSLKSILRGSSIGVILGAIPGIGPSAAAFFSYGEAQRSSKNGKNFGKGELEGIAASESANNGACGATMIPLLALGVPGDVITGVMLGAFMIQGLTPGPLLFQTNMHEIYMLFIGMLFSSVLLFGAGKLTMRMFSYVAHIPQTLLTPTVLLLCLFGIYSISSSMFDVTVLLVMGCVGFAMFLLNIPAAPFLIAFILGPMIEENLRRALALSRGEPGILLSSPITWVFAALIVFVVGLTVRREIHKSKDRKALIS
- the argE gene encoding acetylornithine deacetylase, whose product is MSQPARAITPSHPQLETAKQHLGELISFDTVSKNSNRALIDHMAVQFGRLGAEITFLPDATGEKVNLVARFGPEGQPGVVLSGHTDVVPAEEDSWLTPPFAMQERDGRLYGRGACDMKGFAACVMAAAPAIAAADLQRPLYLCFSYDEEVGCLGAPDIARHLAALPVPPEFAIIGEPSEMKLVTGQKGKIAMRATVTGTSGHSSFSPRHVNAVEYAGRVLQLITKRAAEYETAGPFDREFTVPHATLLATMISGGVATNVTPDHCSFTFELRSIGENDPEGEMAALIESAGEINAEMQQRAPGCGIAFSRIFAYPAMNDARNSAGFRTLADLMPEYGGKVSYGSEGGVFEQIGGIPSVIVGPGSIEQAHKPNEFVEINQIENCLEFLDGLTARLSGV
- a CDS encoding tripartite tricarboxylate transporter TctB family protein codes for the protein MTKPLFRGLLIAAVFALVAAVLIPVYVPRPAFIPGFAPPPDMWPRTVALIGTGLGLLAIFQAVLGRGLPDEAPVKTDGAPVATMVLRALGAMAAFTGFVLMVPLAGFPIAAMALTGLCILLTGERGHVLWALAISILGPLILLAFFQQALGTQFPKGLLTTAIGI